A genomic segment from Chitinophagaceae bacterium encodes:
- a CDS encoding tail fiber domain-containing protein — MKKICFFFFLLATAVTLSAQNIGIGTTEPLNKLQVQGSILVTSPTTATTTAPTAAQTKTLPGLGTITFLNTDSTGRLYDPGGSAGNYGIDLDSKANILSSSNIGFEVIIETMDLNTGDSLIIKESSTGTILIAVGNGYNTTGKWIFNSSSLYINFKSNTDFNTGAGFSLLFRRLYNNSFTLPDVSGVAGNTFFFDAKSGALRSGELNNSARGTHSVALGFNNTASSNSSIALGSGTIASGFNSITMGQNTIASGAFSTAMGSVTTAIGINSTAMGYQTIASGSSATATGQSTDASGDFSMAMGHLTNASGTYSLATGKSTDATGHAATATGDNSLASGAVSFASGFLTTASGNYSTAMGSYVSTNNHDGSFIIGDNSTTTVLNSANINNFRARFAGGYRLFTSAAAINAESCLLAAGGNAWVTASDVRLKEKFQQSDGENFLEKIATMKLGSWNYISQNPLKQRHYGPMAQDFYAAFGKDKYGTIGNDTTINSADFAGVSFIAIQALEKRSSGQQQNISDLKKENKELKEILLLLRKEMNELKKQNEKE; from the coding sequence ATGAAAAAGATTTGCTTCTTCTTTTTTTTACTGGCTACAGCAGTAACCCTAAGTGCCCAAAATATAGGCATTGGTACAACCGAACCACTTAACAAACTACAGGTGCAAGGGAGTATATTGGTTACTTCTCCAACTACGGCAACTACCACGGCACCCACGGCAGCGCAAACCAAAACTTTACCAGGTCTTGGCACTATCACATTTCTTAATACCGACTCCACCGGAAGGCTGTACGACCCTGGAGGCTCTGCCGGAAACTATGGTATTGATTTAGACAGTAAGGCAAACATTCTCTCCTCATCCAATATAGGTTTTGAAGTGATAATTGAAACAATGGACTTAAATACGGGTGATTCATTAATCATAAAAGAATCATCAACCGGCACCATACTGATTGCAGTGGGAAACGGATACAATACAACTGGTAAGTGGATATTTAATTCTTCCTCACTCTATATCAACTTTAAAAGCAATACTGATTTCAATACCGGTGCAGGCTTTTCATTATTGTTTCGCAGGTTGTATAATAATAGTTTTACGCTTCCCGATGTTTCCGGAGTTGCAGGCAATACTTTTTTCTTTGACGCAAAAAGCGGGGCATTACGAAGCGGAGAACTGAATAATTCAGCCAGGGGTACTCATTCGGTTGCATTAGGATTTAATAATACTGCCAGCTCAAATTCATCCATAGCTCTTGGAAGTGGAACAATCGCCAGTGGATTTAATTCAATAACAATGGGGCAAAATACAATAGCCAGCGGTGCTTTTTCAACTGCTATGGGGTCAGTTACAACCGCCATTGGGATAAATTCAACAGCAATGGGATATCAAACAATAGCCAGCGGCAGCTCAGCAACAGCTACTGGACAAAGTACAGATGCCAGTGGTGATTTTTCAATGGCTATGGGGCATTTGACCAATGCCAGTGGCACATATTCATTGGCTACCGGAAAATCTACCGATGCCACAGGACATGCAGCTACTGCCACTGGTGACAATAGTTTGGCAAGCGGGGCAGTTTCATTTGCAAGCGGATTTCTCACAACTGCCAGTGGAAATTATTCAACTGCAATGGGAAGCTATGTCTCCACGAATAATCATGATGGGAGTTTTATAATTGGTGATAACTCCACCACAACAGTATTGAATTCGGCTAATATTAATAATTTCCGGGCAAGGTTTGCAGGGGGTTATCGTTTGTTTACCAGTGCAGCAGCTATCAATGCAGAGAGCTGCCTGTTAGCAGCCGGGGGTAATGCCTGGGTTACCGCTAGTGATGTTAGGCTAAAAGAAAAATTTCAGCAATCGGATGGAGAAAATTTTTTAGAAAAGATTGCTACTATGAAACTCGGAAGCTGGAATTACATTTCGCAAAACCCATTAAAGCAACGCCACTACGGCCCCATGGCACAGGATTTTTATGCCGCTTTTGGAAAAGATAAATATGGAACCATCGGCAACGATACTACCATTAACTCCGCCGATTTTGCCGGCGTAAGTTTTATTGCCATACAGGCATTGGAAAAAAGAAGTTCTGGACAACAACAAAATATAAGTGATTTAAAAAAGGAAAACAAAGAACTAAAAGAAATTTTGTTGCTGCTGAGAAAAGAAATGAATGAACTAAAAAAACAAAACGAAAAAGAATAG
- a CDS encoding DoxX family protein, producing MKKNKIIFWIATSIIFLWEGLMPLGTLLFAPEYATAGTKPLGYPDYFAYALIICKLLGATAIMLPKLPATLKEWAYAGLAFNLIFATYSHILVDKNIGFILMPIIVGAILAVSYCYKNKINSLR from the coding sequence ATGAAAAAGAATAAAATTATTTTTTGGATTGCAACCAGCATCATCTTTTTATGGGAAGGGTTGATGCCGCTGGGCACGCTATTATTTGCGCCTGAATATGCAACTGCAGGCACAAAACCCCTGGGCTACCCGGATTATTTTGCCTATGCCTTAATTATTTGCAAACTACTTGGCGCTACCGCAATTATGCTCCCAAAATTACCGGCAACATTAAAAGAGTGGGCTTATGCAGGCCTGGCCTTTAATTTAATTTTTGCCACTTACAGCCATATCCTGGTGGATAAAAATATCGGATTTATACTGATGCCTATTATTGTAGGGGCAATACTTGCGGTATCGTATTGTTATAAAAATAAAATAAACTCCCTTCGCTAA
- a CDS encoding VOC family protein, whose amino-acid sequence MATQKFMPCLWVEKDAKKVANYYLSIFKTGKLKSYKAYKNVNGPNTFFDMAVMNLQGMDFQILAAGPMFKFTEAVSFVITCKNQKEVDYYWKALSNKGGSEGPCGWCKDKYGLSWQVVPAQYFKLENHKNKAKQEYAFKAVMKMKKIIIADLEEKK is encoded by the coding sequence ATGGCAACACAAAAATTTATGCCCTGTTTATGGGTAGAAAAAGACGCAAAAAAAGTAGCGAATTATTATTTATCTATTTTTAAAACCGGTAAACTAAAATCGTACAAGGCTTACAAAAACGTTAATGGCCCCAATACTTTTTTTGATATGGCTGTAATGAACTTACAGGGCATGGATTTTCAGATACTTGCCGCAGGCCCAATGTTCAAATTCACTGAGGCTGTATCATTTGTTATAACCTGTAAAAACCAGAAAGAAGTGGATTATTACTGGAAAGCCCTCAGCAATAAAGGCGGTAGCGAAGGACCCTGTGGCTGGTGCAAGGATAAATACGGGCTTTCCTGGCAGGTAGTGCCAGCGCAGTATTTTAAACTGGAAAATCACAAAAACAAAGCAAAGCAGGAATATGCATTCAAAGCAGTAATGAAGATGAAAAAAATAATTATTGCAGATTTAGAAGAAAAAAAATAA
- a CDS encoding tail fiber domain-containing protein — MKKIITTIAGIIFTTALTAQNVGIGTTAPAARLHVADSSVVFSASGGIPPTPGNPPLQGGGRRMMWYADKAAFRAGYISGINWDKDNIGVYSFATGFNTTASGAISTAMGFQTTTGGTYSTAMGYNTNASGFASTALGTSTSAEGSSSTAMGNITTASGSSSTAMGSFTIASGHNSTAMGKYTDATGYAATAMGDSSLASGAVSFASGFGTNAIGNYSTAMGRLSFARGDYSTAFGYNTVGYGNYSIALGRQTNASGENSTAMGKYTDATGYAATASGDSSLASGSVSFASGFRTISSGDYSTAMGIVSTASGGSSTAIGVATTASGYASTAIGINTTASGDYSTALGAYVSTNFKEGSFVIGDASTPVVMTSLSPNNFRARFAGGYRFYTSSDYTSNCLLAAGANAWSTSSDVHTKENFAAINGEDFLKKISSFHLTSWNYKTQDPKTFRHYGPMAQDFYAAFGKDEYGTIGNDTTINSADFAGVSFIAIQALEKRTQKIEALEKENANLLARLKEFEINMKLQQTLVETQQKQLYELMATVKKMLQDNTSH, encoded by the coding sequence ATGAAAAAAATAATAACAACCATAGCAGGCATCATTTTCACAACTGCCCTTACTGCACAAAATGTTGGTATTGGCACTACTGCCCCTGCTGCCCGTCTGCATGTAGCAGACAGCAGTGTGGTATTTAGCGCAAGTGGCGGCATTCCGCCAACACCCGGCAATCCTCCTTTACAAGGTGGCGGAAGAAGAATGATGTGGTATGCAGACAAAGCTGCTTTTCGTGCCGGATATATCAGTGGAATCAATTGGGATAAGGATAATATTGGAGTATATTCTTTTGCTACCGGGTTTAATACAACTGCCAGCGGAGCAATCTCTACAGCCATGGGATTTCAAACAACTACCGGCGGAACTTATTCAACAGCTATGGGATATAATACAAATGCCAGCGGTTTTGCTTCAACGGCTTTAGGAACAAGTACATCTGCCGAGGGCAGTTCATCAACTGCTATGGGGAATATTACAACCGCCAGCGGAAGTTCCTCAACAGCAATGGGAAGTTTTACAATAGCTAGTGGCCATAATTCAACGGCTATGGGAAAATATACAGATGCTACAGGATATGCCGCTACTGCAATGGGCGATAGCAGCTTAGCCAGTGGGGCAGTTTCATTTGCGAGTGGGTTTGGTACAAATGCCATCGGGAATTATTCAACAGCAATGGGAAGGTTATCATTTGCAAGGGGTGATTATTCAACAGCATTTGGATATAATACAGTTGGTTACGGAAATTATTCCATAGCATTGGGAAGACAAACAAATGCCAGTGGAGAAAATTCAACCGCCATGGGAAAATATACAGATGCTACAGGATATGCAGCCACTGCAAGCGGTGATAGCAGTTTAGCAAGCGGGTCTGTCTCATTTGCAAGCGGGTTTCGAACAATATCCAGTGGAGATTATTCCACCGCAATGGGAATAGTTTCAACTGCCAGCGGAGGTTCTTCTACAGCAATTGGTGTTGCTACAACAGCTAGCGGCTATGCTTCCACAGCTATAGGAATTAATACAACAGCAAGTGGAGATTATTCTACTGCTCTCGGAGCCTATGTTTCCACAAATTTTAAAGAAGGTTCTTTTGTTATTGGAGATGCTTCTACACCGGTTGTTATGACTTCCCTTAGCCCCAATAATTTTCGTGCAAGATTTGCCGGAGGTTACCGCTTTTACACCAGTAGTGATTATACCAGCAATTGTTTATTAGCAGCAGGAGCCAATGCCTGGAGTACCAGTAGCGATGTACATACCAAAGAAAATTTTGCAGCAATAAACGGAGAAGATTTTTTGAAAAAGATAAGCAGCTTCCACCTCACAAGTTGGAATTACAAAACACAAGACCCAAAAACATTCCGCCACTACGGCCCCATGGCGCAGGATTTTTATGCTGCTTTTGGAAAAGATGAATATGGAACCATTGGCAATGATACCACTATTAACTCCGCCGATTTTGCCGGCGTAAGTTTTATTGCCATACAGGCATTGGAAAAAAGAACGCAGAAGATTGAAGCGTTGGAGAAAGAAAATGCAAACCTTCTTGCCCGTCTCAAAGAATTTGAAATAAATATGAAGCTTCAGCAAACATTAGTAGAAACCCAGCAAAAACAATTATACGAGTTAATGGCAACGGTTAAAAAAATGCTCCAGGATAATACTTCACATTAG
- a CDS encoding tail fiber domain-containing protein — protein MGFNVSTSGSNSIAMGDNTSATGENSIAMGRSSTSGGETSTAIGWVTTASGNYSTAIGNHVSTNNQNGSFIIGDNSTTTVLNSANINNFRARFAGGYKLFTSADLSTGCTLFAGDNAWTTGSSVYTKENFAAVNGEDFLQKISRFNLTSWNYKTQDPKTFRHYGPMAQDFYAAFGKDEYGTIGNDTTINSADFAGVSFIAIQALEKRTAEQQQYIQKLEKENSKQTEKLEAVQALLQQLQKGLEKVKAIQNKNL, from the coding sequence ATGGGATTTAATGTAAGCACCAGTGGAAGTAATTCAATCGCAATGGGAGATAATACTTCTGCCACAGGAGAGAATTCCATCGCAATGGGCCGTTCTTCAACCTCTGGTGGCGAAACATCAACTGCTATTGGCTGGGTTACAACCGCCAGCGGTAATTACTCTACCGCCATTGGCAATCATGTTTCAACCAATAATCAGAATGGCAGTTTTATAATCGGTGATAATTCCACCACAACAGTATTGAATTCGGCCAATATTAATAATTTTCGGGCAAGATTTGCCGGGGGGTACAAGCTATTTACCAGCGCTGATTTATCTACCGGCTGCACTTTATTTGCAGGTGATAATGCCTGGACAACCGGCAGCAGCGTATACACAAAAGAAAATTTTGCAGCAGTAAACGGCGAAGATTTTTTACAAAAGATAAGCCGCTTCAATCTCACAAGCTGGAACTACAAAACACAAGACCCAAAAACCTTTCGCCACTACGGCCCCATGGCGCAGGATTTTTATGCCGCTTTTGGAAAAGATGAATATGGAACGATAGGCAATGATACCACAATTAACTCCGCCGATTTTGCCGGGGTGAGTTTTATTGCCATACAGGCTTTGGAAAAAAGAACGGCTGAACAACAGCAATACATCCAGAAACTTGAAAAGGAAAATAGCAAACAGACAGAAAAATTAGAAGCAGTGCAGGCATTGTTGCAGCAACTGCAAAAGGGATTAGAAAAAGTAAAGGCCATTCAAAATAAAAATTTATAA
- a CDS encoding GAF domain-containing protein: MKTLALLYICCLTFSGQLLGQLPDYHVQKLPVKSGLMQPSQVDEMMRDEKGFLWLLSPTKVQRFDGKSILSFSFDDACIGIEQDDKGTIWLLTRQNIYRYKNDFTGFEKLANYSSKLNKYLRLLAGPKKKLYLLSTEGILRWNSATDKMETIGALSFKMGGNFPFLQSYGDYIFFRLSNTTILRYNTATKAQDSVHVQQPSFLMPLDANNVWVRQGIGSTVLASFKTKKIAPFSKAQFNEPVTGNNFFITAAFENRPGEFFVMVNDKGFYTYNTNTTKFKKINFFNNGRLLTGKPLLTRNNFFKEKNGTVWFNNEAGLFFVNPATANMGLLRSGGGTSNSQWDNDIRNLTEDSKGNIWFSTANGFCNWDKTNGFVTTWLPNYTANNYLNYASVKSIGFSNNKIIIGQSEKGFWLFDPVAQTFSRPKFEKDSLQKKFHGEFNRNMLQLRNGNFLILSNNLWLLDKETFYIRPIIIPEFTGVGRKAFEDEQGRIWILGSAAIIVVDKEYKPLYLLNDKVLGKWFNAIVQKDDSTFWVAAKSLYEIKLQPQKKLGIKPIFPELKNQHFSNLFKDSLGHIWMCHDEGMYRYIPEKNNSEKFDQSNNIQDFYVSLSNNYRGSDGTVYFGSLGGINYFVPEKIPVQNDSLQVQLLNVTINQDDSSFLLRHSLRNLPHSQNNIVFDFVSPWLYNPEKIQYRYKLVGDWVSLGNSSSVRFNSLQPGSYSFHAAASLNGKDWYALKAPYSFVINPPFYKTWWFLLFLFITIAASTTFFIRRRIGFIKKSEAEKTELQKIKAASYQVKLETEQVINYFATSISNKTTVDDLLWDVAKNCISKLGFEDCVIYLIDKDQKLLVQKAAWGPKTTEENKITNPIKIPFGKGIVGSVALSNKAEIVNDTSLDKRYIVDDDNRLSEISVPISIAEDVLGIIDCENSKKNFYTEKHLQVLTTIASLLANRITRIEAEQFAQKKEIEILTLKTSSYQYQLEVERIVGFFATAISSHNSIEDLLWEVSKNLIGKLGFEDCMIYLWNEDKTVLEQKAGYGKKGSMQEKLEKNIYHVPRGKGIVGAAVESKQYILANDTSTDKRYFTADEIIRLSELCVPIILNNEAIGAINAEHSEKNFYTERHLQILITIASMLADKIDRIEAQEQTRKKEIEVLKLSKDLATSQLTALRAQMNPHFLFNAMNSIQQFTLTNDIENANLYISKFSTLLRNVLHSSQQSFLTLEEELLQLELYLEIEKLRLGKEFSYFIQKETDLEVDAINIPGMLIQPFVENALKHGLAPKMGDKSLKIEIYLPEFDTLNIIITDNGIGRQKANELKLRQEKLLPHISKGLKLVEERLQLITGKPAFDFFHFEDNFDANGQAMGTTVTLTIPVATTNI; encoded by the coding sequence TTGAAAACCCTTGCACTACTATACATTTGCTGCTTAACTTTTTCTGGCCAGTTATTAGGCCAATTACCCGATTATCATGTGCAAAAGCTACCGGTTAAAAGCGGGCTTATGCAACCCAGCCAGGTAGATGAAATGATGAGGGATGAAAAAGGGTTTTTATGGTTGCTTTCACCCACAAAAGTTCAGCGTTTTGATGGTAAAAGTATTTTGTCGTTTTCTTTTGATGATGCCTGCATTGGTATAGAGCAGGATGATAAAGGAACCATTTGGCTACTTACCCGGCAAAATATTTACAGGTATAAAAATGATTTTACAGGCTTTGAAAAATTGGCCAACTATAGTAGTAAACTAAATAAATACCTGAGACTGCTTGCTGGCCCCAAAAAAAAATTATACCTGCTTAGCACCGAAGGTATTTTGCGATGGAACAGTGCTACAGATAAAATGGAAACAATTGGAGCTCTCTCATTTAAAATGGGCGGCAACTTTCCATTTTTACAATCCTACGGCGACTATATTTTTTTCCGGCTTAGTAACACAACTATCCTTAGGTACAACACTGCAACTAAAGCACAAGATTCAGTGCATGTACAGCAGCCCAGCTTTTTAATGCCACTTGATGCCAACAATGTTTGGGTGCGGCAGGGCATTGGCAGTACAGTACTTGCCTCTTTCAAAACGAAAAAAATAGCGCCATTCAGCAAAGCACAGTTTAATGAACCGGTTACCGGTAACAATTTTTTTATTACTGCCGCCTTTGAAAACCGACCGGGTGAATTTTTTGTAATGGTGAACGATAAAGGCTTTTATACTTACAATACCAATACCACTAAGTTCAAAAAAATTAATTTTTTTAATAACGGACGGTTGCTTACCGGCAAGCCATTACTGACCCGTAATAATTTTTTTAAAGAAAAAAATGGTACTGTATGGTTCAACAATGAAGCGGGCCTTTTTTTTGTGAACCCTGCTACTGCAAATATGGGGCTGTTGCGTAGCGGCGGTGGTACCAGCAACAGCCAATGGGATAATGATATTCGAAATTTAACAGAAGATAGTAAAGGAAATATTTGGTTTAGCACCGCTAATGGTTTTTGTAATTGGGATAAAACAAACGGGTTTGTAACCACATGGTTGCCAAATTATACTGCCAATAACTATTTGAATTACGCATCGGTAAAATCTATTGGCTTCAGCAATAATAAAATCATTATTGGCCAAAGCGAAAAAGGCTTTTGGCTTTTTGACCCCGTAGCGCAAACCTTTAGCCGCCCAAAATTTGAAAAAGATAGTTTACAAAAAAAATTCCATGGTGAGTTTAACCGGAACATGCTACAGCTACGCAATGGAAATTTTTTAATACTCAGTAACAACCTGTGGCTGCTGGATAAGGAAACCTTTTATATACGGCCAATAATAATACCGGAGTTTACCGGAGTGGGCCGCAAAGCTTTTGAAGATGAACAAGGCCGGATATGGATATTGGGTTCGGCTGCCATTATAGTTGTGGACAAAGAGTATAAGCCCTTGTATTTGTTAAATGATAAAGTGCTGGGTAAATGGTTTAATGCCATTGTGCAAAAAGATGACAGTACATTTTGGGTGGCTGCGAAAAGCTTGTATGAAATAAAATTGCAGCCACAAAAAAAATTGGGTATAAAGCCCATTTTCCCGGAGCTTAAAAACCAGCACTTCTCCAATTTATTTAAAGACTCGCTGGGGCATATATGGATGTGCCATGATGAAGGTATGTACCGGTACATACCTGAAAAAAACAATTCAGAAAAATTTGACCAGAGTAATAATATCCAGGATTTTTATGTAAGCCTAAGCAACAATTACCGGGGCAGTGATGGTACGGTTTACTTCGGCAGCCTGGGCGGTATCAATTATTTTGTGCCCGAAAAAATTCCGGTTCAAAACGATTCATTGCAGGTACAGCTTTTAAATGTTACCATCAACCAGGATGATTCTTCTTTCCTACTTAGACATTCTCTACGAAATCTGCCGCATAGTCAAAATAACATTGTATTTGATTTTGTAAGCCCCTGGTTATATAATCCAGAAAAAATACAGTACAGGTACAAATTAGTAGGAGATTGGGTAAGCCTAGGGAATTCTTCATCGGTACGTTTCAACTCATTGCAACCGGGCAGTTATAGCTTTCATGCGGCGGCCTCGCTCAATGGCAAAGACTGGTATGCCCTGAAAGCCCCTTATTCATTTGTAATAAATCCACCTTTTTATAAAACATGGTGGTTTCTATTATTTCTTTTTATAACCATTGCTGCATCCACTACTTTTTTTATAAGAAGGAGGATTGGTTTTATTAAAAAAAGTGAGGCTGAAAAAACAGAGCTGCAGAAAATAAAGGCAGCCAGCTACCAGGTAAAACTGGAAACAGAACAGGTAATAAATTATTTTGCAACTTCCATCAGCAATAAAACCACTGTAGATGATTTATTATGGGATGTAGCTAAAAACTGTATTTCAAAGCTGGGGTTTGAAGATTGTGTGATATATCTTATAGATAAAGATCAGAAATTATTGGTGCAGAAAGCAGCCTGGGGGCCAAAAACAACTGAAGAAAATAAAATTACCAACCCCATAAAAATCCCATTTGGAAAAGGTATAGTTGGCTCAGTGGCCCTAAGTAATAAAGCAGAAATTGTAAATGATACCTCCCTTGATAAAAGATATATAGTTGATGATGATAACCGATTATCTGAAATATCCGTACCCATCAGCATTGCAGAGGATGTACTGGGCATTATTGACTGCGAAAATTCCAAAAAAAATTTTTATACAGAAAAACACCTGCAGGTGCTAACAACTATTGCTTCTTTACTGGCCAACAGGATTACAAGAATTGAAGCAGAACAATTTGCTCAAAAAAAGGAAATAGAAATTCTTACTTTAAAAACAAGCAGTTACCAGTACCAGTTGGAGGTAGAGAGAATAGTTGGTTTTTTTGCAACAGCCATTTCATCACATAACTCTATCGAAGACCTGCTGTGGGAAGTATCAAAAAACCTGATAGGTAAATTGGGTTTTGAAGATTGTATGATTTATCTGTGGAATGAAGATAAAACCGTGTTGGAGCAAAAAGCAGGGTATGGCAAAAAGGGATCTATGCAGGAAAAATTAGAAAAAAATATTTACCATGTTCCCCGTGGCAAAGGGATTGTGGGAGCTGCAGTTGAAAGTAAACAGTATATCCTGGCCAACGACACTTCAACAGATAAAAGATATTTTACCGCTGATGAAATAATCCGGTTAAGTGAATTGTGCGTGCCAATTATATTAAACAACGAAGCTATCGGGGCCATAAATGCAGAACATTCTGAAAAAAATTTTTACACCGAACGGCATTTACAAATCCTTATCACTATTGCCTCTATGCTTGCCGATAAAATTGATAGAATTGAAGCACAGGAACAAACCCGGAAAAAGGAAATAGAAGTGCTGAAATTGAGTAAAGACCTGGCTACCTCCCAGCTAACTGCCCTGAGGGCACAAATGAACCCACATTTTCTTTTTAATGCAATGAACAGCATTCAACAGTTTACCTTAACCAATGATATAGAAAATGCAAACCTTTATATTTCAAAATTTTCCACTCTTTTGAGAAATGTGCTTCATTCATCGCAACAAAGTTTTTTAACCCTCGAAGAAGAATTGCTGCAGCTGGAACTTTATCTTGAAATTGAGAAACTAAGGCTTGGCAAAGAGTTTAGCTATTTCATTCAAAAGGAAACTGATTTGGAAGTAGATGCCATAAATATTCCCGGTATGCTCATACAACCATTTGTAGAAAACGCACTAAAACATGGGCTGGCCCCTAAAATGGGGGATAAATCTCTCAAAATAGAAATTTATTTGCCGGAGTTTGATACCCTTAATATAATAATTACCGATAACGGAATTGGCAGGCAAAAGGCAAATGAATTAAAATTACGACAGGAAAAATTGCTGCCCCATATTTCTAAAGGGTTAAAATTAGTTGAAGAAAGATTGCAACTCATTACCGGGAAACCTGCATTTGACTTTTTTCATTTTGAAGATAATTTCGATGCCAACGGACAGGCAATGGGTACCACAGTAACACTCACTATACCTGTAGCAACAACCAATATTTAA
- a CDS encoding VOC family protein, whose amino-acid sequence MKTIHSYLTFNGNCREAMTFYQKCLGGELSFQTIGESALSGKMPAKMKKCILHSELRNGKIVLFGSDIVSGKKLLKGNAVSLALICKSEKDIRRYYTNLSRDGEETFSLQENFLSTICGELTDKFGNNWILYLQHK is encoded by the coding sequence ATGAAAACAATCCATTCCTATCTCACATTCAATGGCAATTGCAGGGAAGCCATGACATTTTACCAAAAATGCCTTGGCGGGGAACTAAGTTTTCAAACAATTGGCGAATCAGCGCTATCCGGAAAAATGCCTGCGAAAATGAAAAAATGTATCCTCCATTCCGAGTTGCGAAATGGTAAGATTGTATTGTTTGGTTCCGATATAGTTTCGGGAAAAAAGTTATTGAAGGGAAATGCAGTATCTCTTGCGCTTATTTGTAAGAGCGAAAAAGACATAAGGAGATATTACACTAATCTTTCCCGTGACGGTGAGGAAACATTTTCTTTGCAAGAAAATTTTTTAAGTACAATTTGTGGAGAACTAACGGATAAATTTGGGAACAATTGGATATTATATTTACAACATAAATAA
- a CDS encoding GNAT family N-acetyltransferase yields the protein MMQEYIIRRSSKNDAGALSKLICENAAVLLLPYYNDEQMDAFVKFYSATEMQAKVATQNIFCATLDNEIVGCIALDKNQVVGFYTSLQFQKRGIGKLLLEFIEKFAQSQGINELQLYASPQALAYYLRHGWLKIKEVTCYYFSIGFEETLMKKEIGW from the coding sequence ATGATGCAAGAATATATAATAAGGCGGTCATCTAAAAATGATGCAGGCGCCCTCAGTAAGTTAATTTGTGAAAATGCAGCAGTGCTTTTATTGCCTTACTACAATGATGAACAAATGGATGCATTTGTAAAATTTTATTCCGCTACCGAGATGCAGGCTAAAGTTGCAACCCAAAATATTTTTTGTGCAACTTTAGATAATGAAATTGTGGGTTGCATAGCTTTGGATAAAAACCAGGTAGTGGGGTTTTATACCAGCCTGCAATTTCAAAAAAGGGGAATAGGCAAATTGCTATTGGAATTTATTGAAAAATTTGCCCAAAGCCAGGGTATTAATGAGTTGCAATTATACGCATCTCCACAAGCCCTTGCATACTATTTAAGGCACGGATGGCTAAAAATAAAAGAGGTTACTTGCTATTATTTTTCCATTGGATTTGAAGAAACACTGATGAAAAAAGAAATTGGCTGGTAA
- a CDS encoding response regulator transcription factor: MIKALIIDDEASAANVLQLMIERHVPEITDLRIATKLSEAHSLINQFQPQLVFLDIVMPEKNGFEFLGEVKNIGFEIIFTTAFNEYAIRAIRFSALDYILKPINAEELKAAVSRFLQKRNQQLQTEGLLNNLMANLEKKNEADYKLAIPTISGTVFFSHSEIIRLEGDSNYSNFFLTQNRRYVSAKTLKEYEDILIKSTFIRIHKSHLVNRSFIDGFNNDGSVLLKDKTLLPVSRLRKQEVARKLKGK, translated from the coding sequence GTGATTAAAGCGCTTATTATAGACGATGAAGCTTCAGCTGCCAACGTATTACAACTGATGATAGAAAGGCATGTGCCCGAAATTACCGACCTGCGTATTGCCACAAAATTGAGTGAGGCCCATTCTCTCATAAATCAGTTTCAACCCCAATTAGTTTTCCTGGATATTGTAATGCCCGAAAAAAATGGTTTTGAGTTTTTAGGTGAAGTAAAAAATATTGGGTTCGAAATTATTTTCACCACAGCTTTTAATGAATACGCCATTAGGGCCATCCGCTTCAGTGCATTGGATTATATTTTAAAACCCATAAATGCCGAAGAGTTAAAAGCAGCGGTAAGCCGCTTTCTTCAAAAAAGAAACCAGCAGTTGCAAACGGAGGGTTTGCTTAACAATTTAATGGCAAACCTGGAAAAGAAGAACGAAGCAGATTATAAATTGGCCATTCCAACAATATCCGGCACTGTGTTTTTTTCACATTCAGAAATCATACGCCTGGAAGGGGATAGTAATTACAGCAATTTTTTTTTAACTCAGAACAGGCGATATGTTAGCGCTAAAACTCTAAAGGAGTATGAAGATATTTTGATAAAATCTACTTTTATACGTATCCATAAATCGCACCTGGTAAACCGTTCTTTTATTGATGGTTTTAATAATGATGGTTCCGTGTTGCTGAAAGATAAAACCCTTTTACCGGTATCCCGCCTGCGAAAGCAGGAAGTAGCAAGGAAATTAAAAGGGAAATAA